In the genome of Lathyrus oleraceus cultivar Zhongwan6 chromosome 4, CAAS_Psat_ZW6_1.0, whole genome shotgun sequence, the window CATACTgaaaagggttttggcttggtGGTAGATTTCTTTGGTAAATTAAAAGGTGGAGAGGTGGTATCTCAAGATTAACACTTTAATTCTTTAGTCAGTAAAATAAGAAAGGGTTTTGGCTTGCAAGTATATGAATGAATAATACCTCGATGTGATGGAAAATCACAATTGTTAAAAATGCTGGCTAAAAGTGTCAATGGATGATACATCTTAAAATGAGTGTTCATATGTCCGTCGTCAATTGAGTTAGTATCAATAATTAAATTGTGTATCTGAAATGAGCTAAATTTATTAGGTCATTGACATTAAGATTTTTTATTAATATATCAATAAACtataatagtttttttttacATCGTTAATAAAAAACAGACAAATAAACACAAACACAGAgatattaattattaataatcaattggtttttattattataaaagCAACTTTTGCATTTGGACACCCTTAAATTCCATACACAAATTCAATTTATCACATGAGACtctttatttttatttctatATGTCACCAAACATTTTCTATTACAAAATTATAATAATGAATTGAGTTTTAAACTTGCTTACTTTTGGATTGCTCACTTTAAATGTCTTGGCTACACAAACATTTGATTTCGGTGGCTCCAAAGTAGGACTATTACTGTTTTTTTCAACTTTGATCTTCCTTCACAAACACACATATCCCCATTCTAGAATGCAACTCCAAAAGTAAAGCAAAAACAAGAACAAAAAGGAACTTCACAAGGTTTGAAAAAACTAGTCTTATTTTACTGCTTTTGTTTTCAGCTTTCTTTTTTTATCTCTGTGTGTGACTGATATTAACTCATTTTCTTTTACTGCACCACACAGTTTGTTGGGTGTCTGCAAAATCATTGCTTTATTACTTTTGTCTGGTAAAGTTATGATCTTTTGAATTACTACCATTCCATGTTACCACTTTCAGCTTTTAAAAATCAGTGGCAAAAACTATTATTAGGTTTTGAGATTTTTGTTATTAGGGTGCTGGTGGTGTTTGCATGAGGGAAAATGTGGTTGATGCAAGTTGAGTAAATGAGTGTTGTGAGAAATGGGGTGTGTGTTTGGGAAAGAGGCTTCATGGAGGAGGAAAGAGGAAGTGGAAATTGCTAAGGTAGAGGAGGCTAAGTGTGAGGTTCAAATTCAAAATGGTGAGAGTGAGAAAGAGGGTGGAggggaggaggaggaggaggaggaggagaaGAGGAGGAGACAAAGGGAAAGGAGGGAGAGGAGGCGATCTTTGAAGCCGAATCCGAGATCGAGCAATCCACCTAACTATATACATGGTGAGCAAGTGGCTGCAGGGTGGCCTTCTTGGCTCTCCAAGGTTGCTGGAGAAGCCATACATGGATTGATGCCTCGAAGGGCCGACAGTTTTCACAAGATTGATAAGGTTCGCCGCAATGCCTTGCTTTGTTTTTGTTATCttcatttgaaatttgaataATCTATTGTTTATTATTGTTGGTTATGCCGAGGCCGATGATAAGTAATATGGAATTTTTTTTATAGTAGTTTAGTGGCTGAAATTTCACGTTTTAAAGGCGAATAGGTGGGATGTTGCGGGTTCGAACCCGCGCCCTTTCAGTCAGATGTTCTTGTACAACTAACAACTGAGCTGGTTTAATGAGACTCAGTAATATGGAACTATGCCATGGAGATTCTTATGATGTTTTGTTGTAAACTATAATTGAGATTGAATCTTTTACTTCTTTACTATTTTTCAATTAGATTGGACAAGGTACATATAGCAATGTTTACAAAGCTAAGGATACTTTAACTGGGAAAATTGTTGCACTAAAGAAGGTCCGTTTCGACAATTTAGAGCCAGAGAGTGTGAAATTCATGGCCAGAGAAATTCTGATTCTGCGTCGTCTGGATCATCCCAATGTTGTCAAACTAGAAGGTTTGGTGACTTCTAGGATGTCATGTAGTTTGTATCTTGTCTTCCAATACATGGAGCATGATTTGGCTGGACTTTCTACGAGCCCGGATATTAAGTTTACGGTGTCTCAGGTATCAAAAATATTTGCGTTTGGTGATTGCGATTAAGTTTATGATTCAAAAATGAATATTTTCTTAATTTGGAACTTCTTTAGATTAAATGCTACATGCATCAGCTATTGTCTGGACTGGAACACTGTCACAACCGTAATGTACTGCATCGTGATATAAAGGGATCGAACCTTCTCGTTGATAATGAAGGAGTTCTTAGGATTGCTGATTTTGGATTAGCTTCCTTCTTTGATCCTAATCACAAGCAACCTATGACTAGTAGGGTGGTTACTTTATGGTATCGATCTCCCGAGCTTCTTCTAGGAGCCACCGATTATGATGTAGGCGTGGACCTGTGGAGTGCTGGCTGTATCCTTGCTGAATTGTTGGCTGGAAGGCCTATTATGCCTGGTCGAACCGAGGTAATCTCTAACATTAATTTGAGTTTGCTGCAGTCGCAATTTCACTCGTTCATGTAGTTAGCACATCAGTAACATTGGATCGAGATCGGTCGATACAGAAAGCAAGCAATTTCGTACTATAGTTTCTGATATAATATGCTTTCATGCTTCATAGGTGGAACAGCTGCATAAGATATTTAAGCTATGTGGTTCTCCTTCTGAAGAATATTGGAGAAGGGCAAAGCTACCACATGCTACCATTTTTAAGCCTCGACAATCATATAAGCGGTGCATAGTAGAGAAATTCGAAGATTTCCCGCTATCATCATTGCCACTAATTGAAACCCTTCTAGCAATCGATCCAGCTGAACGTCAAACTGCCACTGCTGCATTGCACAGCGAAGTAAGACAATAATCTAATCACATAGATCCTATGTGCTTGAAATCATTAATGTTCAATTATTTTAACATAAGGATCTTAGTTTACTGTTATTTTTTCGTTTTTGCAGTTCTTTACAACACAGCCTTATGCTTGTGAACCCTCTAACCTTCCAAAATATCCTCCCAGTAAGGAGATGGACACAAAGCTAAGGGATGAGGAAGCTAGAAGGTGAACGAACAGCTTAAATTGCTTTCAAAGTCTAGCAAAAATTTCGCTAACAATTGCTTTCAACATTTTAATCTCAATGTTTTATGACTTCAGATTAAGGGCCACTGGCAAAGGTAATGCTATTGGCAGTAAGAAGTTGCGTTCGCGTGATCGAAGTGGGAGGGGAATCGCAGTTCCAGAGGTCAATGCTGAGCTGCAAGAAAATATTGATGTATGTTAGATAAGGCGCTTTATTCATTTAAGGAAAAAACTTATAATGCTTTTAATTTCAACACTGCGGTAATTGACATTGTTTAATTCATTTCATCACAGAGATGGAGACTGATAACGCGCGCAAATGCAAAAAGCAAGAGTGACAAGTTTCCTCCGCCTCATCAAGATGGAACTTTAGGCTATCCTATGAGTTCTTCTTATCACATTGAACCAGTTTTTGATCCTCCTGATGTTCCATTCAGTTCCACAGACTTCTCATATCATAAAGCAAGTATTCAGACCTGGTCGGGCCCATTGATGGAACCGAGGATGAGTGTGCCGAGGAGAAAAAAGAACAAGGCAGGTGACCAGCACATGAGATCGAAGTCATCAAAAAGAAACATAAATAGATAGAATGTAAAGATCTGCACTACAATATCAAAAAGTAACACATTGATTCGTGGTTTTCGTGATGGAAATGCTTCGTTCCGAATAGCATTTCTGCTATAAAAAAATACAAACAAGTATTCTTGATGCTTCAAGAAGATATTGTACAACTTCTTTCTAGTTAGGAAGGTCATTATTGATGCAGGAGAGATAGAAAATATTGTATTTCCTGCTCCCATTTCTTTCTCAATATCAATATCAAAGGTTCATTACTCTCTATTTTGTGTTATACATCTTATCTTAATCTATTTTCTCCTTAATTTTGCTCGAACATTCACCCACAATGTTCCCACTCGGTTCAATCCTAGCCATGAGCCTGTGAAGTGAAATATGCATAATGTCATCTGGATCAGGCTTACCACCACTAAGAAAGAGTTCAATATCCAGATTCAAGTAGGGGTGATCGCGGTGCTGTTTGAGTGGATTTGACATTAAAAATCATCCAACCGCAAGAGAAAAAACATGTgtttggtttggttcggttgacttttagaaataaaaccaaaaCAAACTAATGCGGAATAGTTTGATTTGGTTGGTTtggtttttaaaaaaaaattgagtCATACATATACAAATAGAGGACACATAATTATGTGTTTAATCATTTATACATTATCAAATTACAATAAAACTCATCATATTTGAACAACAATTTCTCATTTAATATATCAAAATACGATTAAATAAAGGGGGAATAATTAACGTAAAACAATAGCATAAAACAATATCAAAACCcttataattaaaaaaaaatatagaGAAGGTGAGAGATTAGTGAAGATGAAAAAAAAGAGAACATAAaagatgagagattagagaagaagATGTGCGATAAAAACGATATTGGAAGAGTGAACAATAACATAAAATtgagaagatgaaaaagaaagaatataagagagTGAAAATTAGAGAAGAAAAGGCGAGATGTATATGGCGAAAAAGGTGCGATACTACTAGGAGAAATTTGACAAGGCTTAATCGAAATTCTAAGTATGAGAAAGAGAAAATCGTTCGCATTTGTAGGGCTAAGGCATAATAAGTTTGTGTTTGGGTTGGATGTGGTTAAGTGAAGTTTGAGTTATAACACAATGCGTGGTTCGGTTTGCAACATATAAACCGCAAACCAAACCGAATTGCGCAgttttgttaaaaaaaattcaaacatatcTGAATCAAATGCGGTTTTTTTCTTCAGTTTTTCGATTTGGTTTGGTTTAATTTGCGGTTTTTTATTAGGCATGTTCGATTTTGAACACCTCTAGATTCAGGTCCCACGACAATCACCACATCACAAATAGTACCACGAGAGCTCATCGCCCTCATCCCAATTCGACAAAACTAGGGAGGACGAAGACATTCCCAATAGGGATGCCTTATCCTGAAGGATCAATCAATACCCAATCCATAAGATGTTCTAGAAAACCCCAAGGAAGGGGGCGTACAACGGGACTACAAACTAAGATGAACATGTGGAACATGCGGAGgtccttttttattttttcagGGAGCAAGCGACTCTAAGAAATGTAAGTTTTTCGTCTTTATTTTGAAGGAGGGGGTCATGGCTAATGTTTAAAAACTCGAAAGTTTAGGTATAATCAGTAGAGAATTAAAAAATTGTAACTCGAGGGTCGTAGCACAGATCGTAAGATCCTACTGCTAGtagaaaaatatatttatatatgtATAATTAGATACACATGCTCAAAAATCAtaatatacaaaaaaaaataagTTCACGGTCATAAGCATAAATTCATAAGTTAATGATAATAGCCATAAATTCATAAACAAAATATATAAAAACTTAGTTCAGAATAAAAACAATCTAAAACAACTAGTCTAAACATTCAAAATGTCATCAAATCCCATATAAGCATAATAATCTTCATCCCCGTATTCCTCTTCATTCTCTTCTAATTCTTCATCAATCGGATCATCATTAAAAGGACTATGAGGAACATCTGAATCATCGTCAACAATGCCACTACTAGTGAGATCTTATCCAATATTAAGCATAATGTCTTATCTTTACGATCATGTTCATCTCTATTCTCTTGCCATTCATCTTCAAATGAAATATCTTGATAAAATTTGTTAGATTATTTCCTAGATTCCTTCATTTTGCCCAACTTTGAATTACTCATCACATAAACTACATCATTCATAGTTTTTCTGCTTTAACTAATTTCTTTTTATTAGTGTGGAcctaaataaattaaaaataaattaaaatttaaaacaTGATATTCAAGATTATTAAAAGTTGAATACATAAAATCTTACTTTCCCTTTCAATGACACTCTAATTCCTTTCACAAACAAATGATCTGCAAGTTAAACTCAACACTCGCAATGTAAACCACTACAATTCATGATATGCACCTCCATAAGATCCCCGCCATTGTGTTAGCGTTTTTGTTTTAAGTACAAGCATCGCTAAACCAGTATcaaatttccatatttttctttGAAGCTTTTAAGTTGGTAATCAATCTTATAACGTTTTTCCAAGTCTTGCACCATCCTATTCAAATATTCATGCATCCCTTCTACAACTTTATTACCAATAATGTATTCAGGAGCATAATACAATATGATGTTAATAAAACTTCCAGCATCGTGCAATGGTCAATGTAGTTGTTTATCCCATCTTTCATCGATAACTTTTCATATCGGATTGTAGCTAAAATAGGGGTAAAATTAattagatttaaaataaaatgtgTGAATTTAAAAATCAAAGAAAGGATAAGATGATTACATGCTACCAACTCCTTTAA includes:
- the LOC127073352 gene encoding probable serine/threonine-protein kinase At1g54610, whose amino-acid sequence is MGCVFGKEASWRRKEEVEIAKVEEAKCEVQIQNGESEKEGGGEEEEEEEEKRRRQRERRERRRSLKPNPRSSNPPNYIHGEQVAAGWPSWLSKVAGEAIHGLMPRRADSFHKIDKIGQGTYSNVYKAKDTLTGKIVALKKVRFDNLEPESVKFMAREILILRRLDHPNVVKLEGLVTSRMSCSLYLVFQYMEHDLAGLSTSPDIKFTVSQIKCYMHQLLSGLEHCHNRNVLHRDIKGSNLLVDNEGVLRIADFGLASFFDPNHKQPMTSRVVTLWYRSPELLLGATDYDVGVDLWSAGCILAELLAGRPIMPGRTEVEQLHKIFKLCGSPSEEYWRRAKLPHATIFKPRQSYKRCIVEKFEDFPLSSLPLIETLLAIDPAERQTATAALHSEFFTTQPYACEPSNLPKYPPSKEMDTKLRDEEARRLRATGKGNAIGSKKLRSRDRSGRGIAVPEVNAELQENIDRWRLITRANAKSKSDKFPPPHQDGTLGYPMSSSYHIEPVFDPPDVPFSSTDFSYHKASIQTWSGPLMEPRMSVPRRKKNKAGDQHMRSKSSKRNINR